Proteins encoded in a region of the Pseudomonas viciae genome:
- a CDS encoding 3-carboxy-cis,cis-muconate cycloisomerase, whose product MSERPSNQLFDTYFTAREMREVFCDAGRVQAMLDVEAALARAEARVGLIPQSAVAPIENACHAQLYDFSALSEAIASAGNSAIPLVKALGKRIASEDAEAERYVHLGATSQDVMDSGLILQLRQALTLIEDELAQLAVTLARQAERYAATPLAGRTWLQHATPVTLGMKIAGWLGAITRSRQRLKDLKPRLLVLQFGGASGTLAALGEQALPIAEALAAELRLNLPEQPWHTQRDRLVEFGSVLGLITGSLGKLGRDISLLMQTEAGEAFEPSAPGKGGSSTMPHKRNPVGAAVLIGAATRVPGLLSTLFSAMPQEHERSLGLWHAEWETLPEICCLVSGALQQARLLAEGLEVDAARMARNLELTQGLVLAEAVSTVLAQRVGRDTAHHLLEQCCKRAVAEQRHLRAVLGDEPQVTAQLSVAELDHLLNPAHYLGQAQTWVARAVAEHLALNA is encoded by the coding sequence ATGAGCGAACGACCGAGCAATCAGCTGTTCGATACCTACTTCACGGCTCGCGAGATGCGCGAGGTGTTCTGCGATGCGGGCCGGGTACAGGCCATGCTGGATGTCGAGGCCGCATTGGCTAGGGCTGAAGCGCGGGTAGGGTTGATTCCCCAGAGCGCGGTGGCGCCGATCGAGAACGCCTGTCACGCCCAGTTGTACGATTTTTCGGCGTTGAGCGAAGCAATTGCCAGTGCCGGCAATTCGGCGATCCCGTTGGTCAAGGCACTGGGCAAGCGTATCGCGAGCGAGGATGCCGAGGCTGAGCGCTATGTGCATCTGGGCGCTACCAGCCAGGACGTGATGGACAGTGGGCTGATCCTGCAACTGCGCCAAGCCTTGACGCTGATCGAAGACGAGCTGGCGCAATTGGCCGTTACCCTGGCCCGCCAAGCCGAACGTTACGCTGCCACACCGCTGGCCGGGCGCACTTGGCTGCAACACGCCACGCCGGTGACCCTGGGCATGAAAATCGCCGGTTGGCTGGGGGCGATCACTCGCAGTCGCCAACGCTTGAAAGACCTCAAGCCGCGCTTGCTGGTGCTGCAATTCGGCGGCGCTTCCGGGACGCTCGCCGCACTGGGTGAGCAGGCCCTGCCCATCGCCGAAGCCCTGGCTGCCGAGCTGCGATTGAACCTGCCGGAGCAGCCGTGGCACACCCAGCGGGATCGCCTGGTGGAATTCGGCTCGGTGCTCGGTTTGATCACTGGCAGCCTGGGCAAACTGGGCCGCGACATCAGCCTGTTGATGCAGACCGAGGCCGGCGAAGCGTTCGAACCGTCGGCACCGGGCAAGGGCGGATCGTCCACCATGCCGCACAAACGTAACCCGGTGGGCGCGGCGGTGCTGATCGGCGCGGCGACCCGGGTGCCTGGTTTGTTGTCGACGCTGTTCAGCGCCATGCCCCAGGAACATGAGCGCAGTCTTGGCTTGTGGCACGCCGAATGGGAGACCCTGCCGGAGATCTGCTGCCTGGTGTCCGGTGCCTTGCAACAAGCGCGGTTGTTGGCCGAAGGGCTGGAAGTGGACGCAGCGCGCATGGCCCGTAACCTGGAACTGACCCAGGGGTTGGTGCTGGCCGAGGCGGTCAGCACCGTCCTCGCCCAGCGGGTCGGGCGCGACACCGCGCATCATCTGCTGGAGCAATGCTGCAAGCGCGCCGTGGCCGAACAACGGCATTTGCGCGCGGTGCTGGGGGACGAACCCCAAGTCACGGCGCAACTCTCCGTCGCCGAGCTCGATCATTTGCTCAACCCCGCCCATTACCTCGGCCAGGCCCAGACCTGGGTTGCCCGGGCCGTGGCCGAACACCTTGCCTTGAACGCCTGA
- a CDS encoding CoA-transferase subunit beta encodes MMTYSTNEMMTVAAARRLKNNAVCFVGIGLPSKAANLARLTSAPDVVLIYESGPIGAKPSVLPLSIGDGELAETADTVVPTGEIFRYWLQGGRIDVGFLGAAQVDRFGNINTTVVGDYHQPKVRLPGAGGAPEIAGSAKSVLIILKQSARSFVDKLDFITSVGHGEGGDSRKRLGLPGAGPVGIITDLCIMEPEADTHEFVVTALHPGVTREQVVAATGWAVRFADQVHTTAEPSELELRALRDLEARTAAAHGQVPGEA; translated from the coding sequence ATCATGACGTACTCCACCAATGAAATGATGACCGTTGCCGCAGCCCGTCGGTTGAAGAACAACGCCGTTTGCTTCGTGGGCATTGGCCTGCCGTCGAAAGCGGCCAACCTGGCGCGGCTGACTTCGGCGCCGGATGTGGTCCTGATCTACGAGTCCGGTCCGATCGGTGCCAAGCCCAGCGTACTGCCGTTGTCCATTGGCGATGGTGAGCTGGCGGAAACTGCGGACACCGTCGTACCCACCGGTGAGATTTTTCGCTACTGGCTGCAGGGCGGGCGCATCGACGTCGGTTTCCTCGGCGCGGCCCAGGTTGACCGCTTCGGCAACATCAACACCACGGTGGTGGGCGACTACCATCAGCCAAAAGTCCGTTTGCCGGGCGCCGGCGGTGCACCGGAAATCGCCGGTTCGGCCAAGAGTGTGCTGATCATTCTCAAGCAGTCGGCGCGTTCGTTTGTCGACAAACTGGACTTCATCACCTCGGTCGGCCACGGCGAGGGCGGCGATTCGCGTAAACGCCTGGGCCTGCCAGGCGCCGGCCCCGTGGGCATCATCACCGACCTGTGCATCATGGAACCGGAAGCCGACACCCATGAGTTTGTGGTCACTGCGCTGCATCCCGGCGTGACCCGCGAACAGGTCGTTGCCGCCACCGGATGGGCGGTCCGTTTCGCCGACCAGGTGCACACCACGGCCGAACCGAGCGAGCTGGAGCTGCGCGCGCTGCGCGATCTGGAAGCTCGCACCGCAGCGGCCCATGGCCAGGTACCGGGAGAAGCCTGA
- a CDS encoding OprD family porin: MKPTQHLFPSLIAVALTSTALPVLAAESGFVEDAKVNLNLRNFYINRNFTNPNNAQGKAEEWTQSFILDAKSGFTQGVVGFGVDVLGTYSLKLDGGRGTAGTQLLPVHDDGRPADDFGRLGVALKAKVSKTELKVGEWMPVLPILRSDDGRSLPQTFRGGQVTSTEISGLTLYGGQFRANSPRNDASMEDMSMNGRGAFTSDRFNFGGGEYAFNEKRTQVGVWYSELSDIYQQQYFNLTHSQPIGDWTLGANLGYFIGKEDGSALAGDLDNKTAFALLSAKYGGNTFYVGLQKVSGDDAWMRVNGTSGGTLANDSYNSSYDNAKEKSWQLRHDFNFAAVGVPGLTLMNRYISGDNVHTATVDDGKEWGRESELAYTVQSGALKSLNVKWRNSTMRRDYSNNEFDENRLIVSYPISLL, translated from the coding sequence ATGAAGCCCACACAGCACCTGTTCCCCAGCCTCATTGCCGTCGCCCTGACCAGTACCGCCCTACCCGTCCTGGCCGCGGAATCGGGGTTTGTCGAAGACGCCAAGGTCAATCTCAACCTGCGCAATTTCTACATCAACCGTAACTTCACCAACCCGAACAATGCCCAAGGCAAAGCCGAGGAATGGACCCAAAGCTTCATCCTCGACGCCAAGTCCGGTTTCACCCAGGGCGTGGTCGGTTTCGGTGTGGATGTGCTGGGCACGTACTCGCTCAAGCTCGACGGCGGTCGCGGCACGGCGGGCACACAACTGCTGCCGGTGCACGATGACGGTCGTCCGGCCGATGACTTCGGTCGCCTGGGCGTGGCCCTCAAGGCCAAGGTGTCGAAGACCGAGCTGAAGGTTGGCGAATGGATGCCGGTGCTGCCGATCCTGCGCTCCGACGACGGCCGTTCCCTGCCGCAAACCTTCCGTGGCGGCCAGGTGACCTCCACCGAGATCAGCGGCCTGACGCTGTACGGCGGCCAGTTCCGCGCCAACAGCCCGCGCAACGACGCAAGCATGGAAGACATGTCGATGAACGGCCGTGGCGCGTTCACTTCCGACCGTTTCAACTTCGGCGGCGGTGAATATGCCTTCAACGAAAAACGCACCCAAGTCGGCGTCTGGTACTCGGAACTGTCCGACATCTACCAGCAACAATACTTCAACCTGACCCACAGCCAGCCCATCGGCGACTGGACCCTGGGCGCCAACCTCGGCTACTTCATCGGCAAGGAAGATGGCAGTGCCCTGGCCGGCGACCTGGACAACAAAACCGCGTTCGCCCTGCTCTCGGCCAAATACGGCGGCAACACCTTCTATGTCGGCCTGCAAAAAGTCAGCGGCGACGATGCCTGGATGCGCGTCAACGGCACCAGCGGCGGCACCCTGGCCAACGACAGCTACAACTCCAGCTACGACAACGCGAAGGAAAAATCCTGGCAACTGCGCCATGACTTCAACTTCGCCGCCGTCGGCGTGCCGGGCTTGACCCTGATGAACCGCTACATCAGCGGTGACAACGTGCACACCGCCACGGTTGACGACGGCAAGGAATGGGGTCGGGAAAGTGAGCTGGCTTACACCGTACAGAGCGGTGCGCTGAAGAGTCTTAATGTGAAGTGGCGCAACTCGACGATGCGCCGGGACTACAGCAACAATGAGTTCGATGAGAACCGGTTGATTGTCAGCTATCCGATCAGCTTGCTGTAA
- the pcaG gene encoding protocatechuate 3,4-dioxygenase subunit alpha produces the protein MTLTATTSHTVGPYYHIGLTWLNREDLTVAQTLGQRVAITGQVVDGNGAFVNDAMLEVWQANAAGKYAHPEDDQDKPLDPHFEGFGRVPVDAEGRFRFTTIKPGTVPGLGGTTQAPHLVVLVFARGLVKHLLTRIYFDGEQANEADPLLACVPEERRATLVSKPDASGVYQWNVILQGTDAETVFFDY, from the coding sequence ATGACGCTTACCGCCACCACGTCCCACACCGTTGGCCCGTACTACCACATCGGCCTGACCTGGTTGAACCGCGAAGACCTGACCGTCGCCCAAACCCTTGGCCAACGGGTGGCGATCACCGGGCAGGTGGTCGACGGCAACGGCGCGTTCGTCAACGACGCGATGCTGGAAGTCTGGCAGGCCAACGCTGCCGGTAAATACGCCCACCCTGAAGACGACCAGGACAAACCCCTGGACCCCCATTTCGAAGGCTTCGGCCGGGTGCCGGTGGATGCCGAAGGACGCTTTCGCTTCACCACCATCAAGCCGGGCACCGTGCCGGGACTGGGGGGCACGACTCAGGCACCGCATCTGGTGGTGCTGGTGTTCGCCCGTGGGCTGGTCAAGCATCTGCTGACGCGCATCTACTTCGATGGCGAACAGGCCAACGAGGCCGACCCGCTTTTGGCCTGCGTGCCTGAGGAGCGTCGCGCCACTCTCGTGAGCAAGCCCGATGCTTCGGGCGTGTATCAGTGGAACGTGATCCTGCAGGGGACGGATGCCGAGACGGTGTTTTTCGATTACTGA
- the pcaC gene encoding 4-carboxymuconolactone decarboxylase: MDEKQRYDEGMQVRRAVLGDAHVDRSLNALTEFNSEFQEMITRHAWGDIWTRPGLPRHTRSLITIAMLIGMNRNEELKLHLRAAANNGVSRSEIKEVIMQSAIYCGIPAANATFHLAESVWDELGVESRT, translated from the coding sequence GTGGACGAGAAACAACGTTACGACGAAGGCATGCAAGTACGCCGCGCGGTGCTGGGCGATGCCCACGTTGATCGCAGCCTCAATGCCTTGACCGAGTTCAACAGCGAATTCCAGGAGATGATCACCCGTCACGCCTGGGGCGATATCTGGACCCGCCCGGGCCTGCCGCGCCATACCCGCAGCCTGATCACCATCGCCATGCTGATCGGCATGAACCGCAACGAAGAACTCAAACTGCACCTGCGCGCCGCCGCCAACAACGGCGTGAGCCGCAGCGAGATCAAGGAAGTGATCATGCAGAGCGCCATCTACTGCGGCATCCCGGCAGCCAACGCCACCTTCCACCTGGCCGAGTCGGTGTGGGATGAGCTAGGCGTCGAGTCCCGGACTTAG
- a CDS encoding DUF6124 family protein yields MKKHHPSSPSESTFPYNDPDPEKLQEAADRALDYHLGTHPDPKPKPKTSTQVFTVIDTLDTECLLANLSETLASASAMVNDLAFDLEGSRRHVALGVAQMIDLSELLANRALDLIDPR; encoded by the coding sequence ATGAAAAAACATCATCCTTCTTCGCCATCAGAAAGCACTTTCCCCTACAACGACCCCGATCCAGAAAAGCTCCAAGAGGCCGCAGACCGAGCACTCGATTACCATCTGGGCACCCACCCTGATCCCAAACCCAAACCCAAAACCTCAACTCAAGTTTTCACCGTCATCGATACCCTCGACACCGAGTGCCTGCTAGCAAATCTCAGCGAAACCCTGGCCTCAGCCAGTGCCATGGTCAACGACCTGGCGTTCGATCTGGAAGGCTCGCGGCGGCATGTCGCGCTCGGCGTGGCGCAGATGATTGACTTGAGTGAGTTGTTGGCCAATCGAGCGCTGGATCTCATCGACCCGCGTTAA
- a CDS encoding MFS family transporter, with amino-acid sequence MTIPMTHYTGEERSKRIFAIVGASSGNLVEWFDFYVYAFCAIYFAPAFFPSDNPTVQLVNTAGVFAAGFLMRPIGGWIFGRVADRHGRKNSMMISVLMMCFGSLLIACLPTYKDIGVWAPVLLLLARLLQGLSVGGEYGTTATYMSEVALKGQRGFFASFQYVTLIGGQLLAVSLVVVLQQFLSEDELRAYGWRIPFVVGAAAALISLLLRRSLKETSSKEMRENKDAGSIAALFRDHKAAFITVLGYTAGGSLIFYTFTTYMQKYLVNTAGLHAKTASYIMTGALFLYMCMQPLFGMLADKIGRRNSMLWFGALGALCTVPILLTLKSISSPFLAFVLITLALAIVSFYTSISGLVKAEMFPPEVRALGVGLAYAVANAIFGGSAEYVALSLKAQGMENAFYWYVTVMMVVAFLFSLRLPKQPAYLHHDL; translated from the coding sequence ATGACGATTCCAATGACCCACTACACCGGCGAAGAACGCAGCAAGCGCATCTTCGCCATCGTCGGTGCCTCATCCGGCAACCTGGTCGAATGGTTCGACTTCTACGTCTATGCGTTCTGCGCGATTTATTTTGCGCCAGCGTTCTTCCCGTCGGACAACCCCACGGTGCAACTGGTCAACACCGCGGGTGTGTTCGCCGCCGGGTTCTTGATGCGGCCCATCGGCGGCTGGATTTTCGGCCGGGTGGCGGACCGTCACGGGCGCAAGAACTCGATGATGATTTCGGTGCTGATGATGTGCTTCGGCTCGTTACTCATCGCCTGCCTGCCCACCTACAAGGACATCGGCGTCTGGGCGCCAGTGCTGCTGTTGCTCGCGCGCTTGCTGCAAGGCCTGTCGGTGGGCGGTGAATACGGCACCACGGCCACCTACATGAGCGAAGTCGCCCTCAAGGGCCAGCGCGGCTTTTTTGCCTCGTTCCAGTATGTGACGTTGATCGGCGGACAACTGCTGGCGGTGTCGCTGGTGGTGGTCCTGCAACAGTTCCTCAGCGAAGACGAATTGCGTGCCTACGGCTGGCGGATCCCGTTCGTGGTCGGCGCGGCGGCGGCGTTGATTTCTCTATTGCTGCGGCGCTCCTTGAAGGAAACCAGCAGCAAGGAAATGCGCGAGAACAAGGACGCCGGTAGCATCGCCGCGCTGTTTCGCGATCACAAGGCCGCGTTCATCACCGTGCTGGGTTACACCGCTGGCGGCTCGCTGATTTTCTACACGTTCACCACTTACATGCAGAAATACCTGGTGAACACCGCCGGCCTGCACGCCAAGACCGCCAGCTACATCATGACCGGCGCGTTGTTCCTCTATATGTGCATGCAGCCGCTGTTCGGCATGCTGGCGGACAAGATCGGTCGGCGTAACTCCATGCTCTGGTTCGGCGCCCTGGGTGCGTTGTGCACAGTGCCGATCCTGCTGACCCTCAAAAGTATCAGCAGCCCGTTCCTGGCGTTTGTGCTGATTACCCTGGCGCTGGCGATCGTCAGCTTCTACACCTCCATCAGCGGATTGGTAAAAGCTGAAATGTTTCCACCCGAAGTACGGGCGCTGGGGGTAGGGTTGGCCTATGCGGTGGCGAATGCGATTTTTGGTGGCTCGGCCGAGTACGTCGCCCTGAGCCTGAAGGCCCAAGGCATGGAAAACGCCTTTTATTGGTACGTCACGGTGATGATGGTGGTGGCGTTTCTGTTTAGCCTGCGCCTGCCCAAGCAACCGGCGTATTTGCATCACGACCTTTGA
- the pcaH gene encoding protocatechuate 3,4-dioxygenase subunit beta: protein MTDKPGYRRPQAGTQPEYLHPPYQSTNLRSPSKPLVYLPHSLSEITGPTVGADRVQEKDYDLTAQHAGEPLGERIIIHGRVLDEHGQPVPGILVEIWQANAAGRYNHDRDNHDAPLDPNFTGSGRTITDADGWYQFQTIKPGAYPWGNHHNAWRPAHIHFSLFGPSILTRLVTQMYFPGDPLLAYDPIYNCVPDTSAKERLIARFDLEKTVPNYALGYRWDIVLRGRDATPMEK from the coding sequence ATGACTGACAAGCCTGGTTATCGTCGCCCCCAAGCGGGCACCCAGCCGGAGTATTTGCACCCGCCGTACCAGTCCACCAACCTGCGCTCGCCGTCCAAGCCGTTGGTGTATCTGCCGCACTCGCTGTCGGAAATCACCGGTCCGACCGTCGGCGCTGACCGTGTGCAGGAGAAGGACTACGACCTGACCGCCCAGCATGCCGGCGAGCCGCTGGGGGAACGCATCATCATTCACGGGCGCGTACTGGATGAGCACGGTCAGCCCGTGCCGGGCATCCTGGTGGAAATCTGGCAGGCCAACGCCGCCGGTCGCTACAACCATGACCGCGACAATCACGACGCGCCGCTGGATCCGAATTTCACCGGCAGCGGTCGCACCATCACTGACGCTGACGGTTGGTATCAGTTCCAGACCATCAAGCCCGGCGCCTATCCATGGGGCAACCATCACAATGCCTGGCGCCCGGCGCATATCCATTTCTCACTGTTCGGGCCGAGCATTCTGACGCGCCTGGTGACGCAGATGTATTTCCCCGGCGACCCGCTGCTGGCCTACGACCCGATCTACAACTGCGTGCCGGACACCAGCGCCAAGGAACGCCTGATCGCCCGTTTCGACCTGGAAAAAACCGTCCCCAACTACGCCCTCGGTTATCGCTGGGACATCGTTTTGCGCGGCCGCGATGCCACGCCGATGGAGAAATAA
- the pcaD gene encoding 3-oxoadipate enol-lactonase: MGFVKLAEGELNYRFDGPQDAPVLVLSNSLGTDLHMWDEQVAAFSEHFRVLRFDTRGHGQSLVTEGPYSIEQLGRDVLAMLDQLGIDKVHFCGLSMGGLIGQWLGINAGQRLHKLVVCNTAAKIGDPSVWNPRIETVLRDGQAAMVALRDASIARWFTPDFSEAQPATAKKITDMLAATSPQGYAANCAAVRDADFREQLSSIRVPLLVIAGTEDAVTPPSGGHFIQERVSGAEYAEFYAAHLSNVQAGAAFSARVLDFLLDSGRA; the protein is encoded by the coding sequence GTGGGATTCGTCAAACTCGCCGAGGGCGAACTGAACTACCGTTTTGACGGGCCGCAAGACGCCCCGGTGCTGGTGCTTTCAAACTCCCTGGGCACTGATCTGCACATGTGGGACGAGCAGGTCGCGGCTTTCAGCGAACACTTTCGCGTGCTGCGCTTCGACACCCGTGGTCACGGTCAGTCGCTGGTCACCGAAGGGCCGTACAGCATCGAACAACTGGGTCGCGATGTACTGGCGATGCTTGATCAGTTGGGCATCGACAAGGTGCATTTCTGTGGCTTGTCCATGGGCGGGTTGATCGGCCAATGGTTGGGGATCAATGCCGGTCAGCGTCTGCATAAATTGGTGGTGTGTAATACAGCCGCCAAGATCGGCGATCCTTCGGTGTGGAACCCGCGCATCGAAACCGTGCTGCGTGACGGCCAGGCAGCGATGGTAGCGTTGCGTGATGCCTCGATTGCCCGTTGGTTTACCCCGGACTTCTCTGAGGCGCAGCCAGCGACGGCGAAAAAAATCACTGACATGCTCGCTGCCACTTCACCCCAGGGCTATGCGGCCAACTGCGCAGCGGTGCGCGATGCCGATTTCCGCGAGCAACTGTCGTCGATCCGCGTGCCGCTGTTGGTGATCGCCGGCACTGAAGATGCCGTGACGCCGCCGTCGGGTGGGCACTTTATCCAGGAGCGGGTCAGCGGTGCCGAGTACGCCGAGTTCTACGCCGCGCACCTGTCCAACGTCCAGGCCGGCGCCGCGTTCAGCGCGCGGGTGCTGGATTTCCTGCTTGATTCTGGCCGCGCCTGA
- the pcaF gene encoding 3-oxoadipyl-CoA thiolase, with product MMRDVYICDAIRTPIGRFGGGLSAVRADDLAAVPIKALMERNPSVDWTAVDEVFLGCANQAGEDNRNVARMALLLAGLPESIPGVTLNRLCASGMDAIGTAFRAIASGEMELAIAGGVESMSRAPFVMGKADAAFSRNMKLEDTTIGWRFINPLMKAQYGVDAMPQTADNVADDYAVSRADQDAFALRSQQRTAAAQAAGFFAEEIVPVRIAHKKGETVVEQDEHPRADTTLETLSKLKPVNGPDKTVTAGNASGVNDGAAALILASADAVKKHGLTPRAKVLGMASAGVAPRVMGIGPVPAVRKLTERLGLAVADFDVIELNEAFASQGLAVLRDLGVADDAPQVNPNGGAIALGHPLGMSGARLVLTALHHLEKTGGKKGLATMCVGVGQGLALAIERV from the coding sequence CTGATGCGCGACGTTTATATCTGTGATGCGATTCGAACCCCCATCGGCCGGTTCGGCGGCGGTTTGTCCGCCGTGCGCGCCGATGATCTGGCGGCCGTACCGATCAAGGCACTGATGGAGCGCAATCCGTCGGTGGACTGGACTGCCGTGGACGAGGTGTTCCTCGGTTGCGCCAACCAGGCCGGCGAAGACAACCGCAACGTGGCGCGCATGGCGCTGCTGCTGGCGGGTTTGCCGGAAAGTATTCCCGGGGTGACCCTCAACCGCCTCTGCGCCTCGGGCATGGACGCCATCGGTACGGCGTTCCGCGCCATCGCCAGCGGTGAAATGGAATTGGCTATCGCCGGCGGCGTGGAGTCGATGTCCCGCGCACCGTTCGTGATGGGCAAGGCTGACGCGGCGTTCTCGCGCAACATGAAACTGGAAGACACCACCATCGGCTGGCGCTTCATCAACCCATTGATGAAAGCCCAGTACGGTGTGGACGCGATGCCGCAGACGGCGGATAACGTGGCCGATGATTACGCGGTGTCCCGCGCCGACCAGGACGCTTTCGCCTTGCGCAGCCAACAGCGCACGGCGGCGGCCCAGGCGGCAGGTTTTTTCGCCGAAGAAATTGTTCCGGTGCGCATTGCCCACAAGAAAGGTGAGACCGTGGTCGAGCAGGACGAGCATCCTCGCGCCGACACCACGCTTGAAACCTTGAGCAAACTCAAACCGGTCAACGGCCCGGACAAGACCGTCACCGCCGGCAACGCCTCGGGGGTGAATGACGGGGCGGCGGCGCTGATCCTGGCGTCGGCCGACGCGGTGAAGAAACATGGCCTGACGCCTCGAGCCAAGGTGTTGGGCATGGCCAGTGCCGGTGTGGCGCCTCGGGTGATGGGCATCGGCCCGGTACCGGCGGTGCGCAAGCTCACCGAACGCCTGGGCCTGGCGGTGGCCGATTTCGATGTGATCGAGCTCAACGAAGCCTTTGCCAGCCAAGGCCTGGCGGTGCTGCGCGACCTGGGGGTGGCGGACGATGCGCCGCAGGTGAATCCGAACGGCGGCGCCATCGCCCTCGGCCATCCGCTGGGCATGAGTGGGGCGCGGTTGGTCCTGACAGCGTTGCATCATTTGGAAAAGACCGGCGGCAAGAAAGGCTTGGCGACCATGTGTGTCGGTGTCGGCCAGGGTCTGGCGCTGGCTATTGAGCGCGTCTGA
- the adeC gene encoding AdeC/AdeK/OprM family multidrug efflux complex outer membrane factor, translating to MSKSLLSLTIAAVVLSGCSLIPDYQRPEAPVAAQYPQGPAYESANAPSQAAVEQGWKQFFHDPALQQLIQVALENNRDLRVAALNIDAYAAQYRIQRADLFPAVSATGSGSRQRVPARASQTGEAAISSSYSATLGISAYELDLFGRVRSLSEQALQSYFATEEARRSTQISLVASVANAYLTWQADKELLKLTQDTLGAYDQSLKLTSRSAEVGVASALDLSQARTAVENARVQLARYTRQVAQDENNLTLLLGTGLPANLNSQPLSDDLLSEMPAGLPSDLLQRRPDILQAERNLLAANANIGAARAAFFPSISLTANAGTLSPDLSGLFKGGSGTWTFAPQINLPIFNAGNLRASLDYAKIQKDINVANYEKSIQTAFQEVSDGLAARRTYNEQLQAQTAFVAANQDYYRLAERRYRIGVDSNLTFLDAQRQLFSAQQSLITDRLSQLTSEVNLYKALGGGWNAESGKNEPVKEEAPKMKLF from the coding sequence ATGAGCAAGTCGCTCCTCTCCCTGACCATCGCTGCCGTCGTGCTCAGCGGCTGCTCGCTGATCCCCGATTATCAGCGGCCCGAAGCACCGGTTGCGGCGCAGTACCCGCAAGGCCCGGCCTACGAATCGGCCAATGCGCCCAGCCAGGCCGCCGTCGAGCAGGGCTGGAAACAGTTTTTCCATGACCCGGCGTTGCAACAGCTGATTCAAGTGGCCCTTGAAAACAACCGCGACCTGCGTGTCGCGGCGCTGAACATCGATGCCTATGCCGCGCAATACCGTATCCAGCGGGCGGACCTGTTCCCGGCGGTCTCGGCCACCGGTTCCGGCAGCCGCCAGCGGGTACCAGCACGGGCCTCGCAGACCGGTGAAGCGGCCATCAGCAGCTCCTACTCGGCCACCCTGGGCATCAGTGCCTATGAACTGGACCTGTTCGGTCGGGTTCGCAGCCTGAGCGAGCAAGCGCTGCAAAGCTACTTCGCGACCGAAGAAGCCCGTCGCAGCACCCAGATCAGCCTGGTGGCCAGCGTGGCCAACGCCTACCTGACCTGGCAGGCCGACAAGGAACTGCTCAAGCTGACCCAGGACACCCTGGGCGCTTACGATCAAAGCCTCAAGCTGACCTCGCGCAGCGCCGAAGTTGGCGTGGCCTCGGCCCTGGACTTGAGCCAGGCGCGCACGGCGGTAGAGAACGCCCGCGTGCAACTGGCTCGCTACACCCGCCAGGTCGCCCAGGACGAGAACAACCTGACCCTGCTGCTGGGTACTGGCCTGCCGGCCAACCTGAACTCGCAACCGCTGAGCGATGACCTGCTGAGCGAAATGCCGGCCGGGTTGCCATCGGACCTGCTGCAACGTCGTCCGGACATTCTCCAGGCCGAACGCAACCTGCTGGCCGCCAACGCCAACATCGGCGCCGCGCGGGCTGCATTCTTCCCAAGCATCAGCCTGACGGCCAACGCCGGCACCTTGAGCCCGGACCTGTCCGGGCTGTTCAAGGGCGGCTCAGGCACCTGGACCTTCGCCCCGCAAATCAATCTGCCGATTTTCAACGCCGGCAACCTGCGGGCAAGCCTGGATTACGCCAAAATCCAGAAAGACATCAACGTCGCCAATTACGAGAAGTCGATTCAGACCGCGTTCCAGGAAGTCTCCGACGGCCTGGCCGCACGCCGGACCTACAACGAACAGTTGCAGGCCCAGACCGCCTTCGTCGCCGCCAACCAGGACTACTACCGCCTGGCCGAGCGTCGCTACCGCATCGGCGTCGACAGCAACCTGACCTTCCTCGACGCCCAACGCCAACTGTTCAGCGCCCAACAATCGCTGATCACCGACCGCCTCTCGCAATTGACCAGCGAGGTCAATCTGTACAAGGCACTGGGTGGTGGCTGGAATGCCGAGAGCGGCAAGAACGAACCGGTGAAAGAAGAAGCACCGAAGATGAAACTGTTCTGA